The Manihot esculenta cultivar AM560-2 chromosome 1, M.esculenta_v8, whole genome shotgun sequence genome has a window encoding:
- the LOC110617454 gene encoding oxysterol-binding protein-related protein 2A isoform X4 codes for MVMKMRVKEMHPLCCISLESPGIGDQSPEALTRARSLPAGFSGESDGNAGRSIAGSEATVAGVLYKWTNYSKGWRSRWFLLKNGVLSYSKIKPPENLNLLTPNDDVKLIGEISTNRLSRMDSGSYRRKQQKSVGIVHLKQISSFRESKSDDRRFYIFTATKTLHLRTDSKRDRVSWIQALVSTRSLFPSRSLNDSFSLVPKDLSISTERLKRRLLEEGINENLVKDCEQIMLSEFSEIKGQVKLLCEDRSYLLDTLRQLEAANIEAETSGITDGEFQLTKHEFSSLGRGKFSECSTTESSDDIEKQELEEVSDDEASFYDTKDYFPERSVVHGSIKEAASQCEKRREHNQIDNEEKMLAKEQICHSGYPHIERRKKLPDPVEKEKGVSLWSMIKDNVGKDLTRVCLPVYFNEPISSLQKCFEDLEYSYLLDKAYEYGKGGNSLQRILHVAAFAVSGYASSEGRHCKPFNPLLGETYEADYPDKGVRFFSEKVSHHPTLIACHCEGRGWKFSGDSNLHTKFWGRSIQLDPVGVLTLEFDDGEIFQWSKVTTTIYNLILGKVYCDHHGMMHIHGNRQYSCKLKFKEQSLLDRNPHQVNGFVEDVLGKKVATLFGKWDDSMYYSEGDGTSKTKDCNSSSNATLLWKCTKPPPNVTRYNLTSFAITLNELTPGLQIKEKLPPTDSRLRPDQRHLENGEYEKANAEKQRLEKRQRMSRKLQERGWKPRWFQREGEDGPFRYGGGYWEAREQGNWEGCPNIFGEFSKDISQSSEES; via the exons GGCTGGGTTTTCCGGGGAATCTGATGGCAATGCGGGGCGGAGTATAGCGGGATCGGAGGCTACTGTAGCTGGAGTGCTATATAAGTGGACGAATTACAGCAAGGGGTGGAGATCACGGTGGTTCTTGCTTAAAAATGGAGTTCTGTCTTACTCAAAGATTAAGCCGCCGGAGAATCTGAATTTGTTAACTCCTAATGATGACGTCAAATTGATCGGAGAAATATCTACCAATCGGCTATCGAGGATGGACAGTGGAAGTTATCGGAGGAAGCAGCAGAAAAGTGTTGGCATTGTTCATTTGAAG CAGATCTCGTCATTCCGAGAGAGCAAGTCCGACGATAGGCGATTTTACATATTTACAGCTACCAAGACACTTCATCTGAGGACTGATTCAAAAAGAGATAGGGTGTCTTGGATACAGGCTTTGGTCTCAACTAGGAGCCTGTTTCCATCGAGATCACTAAATGATAGTTTCTCCCTTGTACCAAAAGATTTGTCTATTTCAACTGAAAGACTTAAAAGGCGCTTACTTGAAGAGGGTATCAATGAGAACTTAGTCAAGGATTGTGAGCAGATCATGTTGTCTGAATTCTCTGAAATAAAAGGACAAGTTAAGTTACTTTGCGAGGATCGCTCCTATTTGCTGGACACATTGAGGCAGTTAGAG GCAGCAAATATTGAAGCTGAAACATCTGGAATCACAGATGGTGAATTTCAATTGACAAAGCATGAATTTTCAAGTTTAGGGCGTGGGAAATTTAGTG AGTGTAGCACTACAGAATCATCTGATGATATTGAGAAACAAGAACTTGAAGAAGTGTCAGATGATGAGGCCTCCTTCTATGATACAAAGGATTATTTTCCTGAACGTTCTGTTGTTCATGGGTCCATAAAAGAAGCTGCCAGTCAGTGTGAGAAACGCAGGGAACACAATCAAATTGATAATGAGGAGAAAATGCTTGCCAAGGAGCAAATTTGTCATTCTGGATATCCACATATTGAAAGGAGAAAGAAGCTTCCTGACCCAGTTGAGAAGGAGAAAGGGGTTAGTCTTTGGTCTATGATCAAAGATAATGTGGGGAAGGATCTCACTCGAGTTTGTCTCCCTGTTTACTTTAATGAACCAATATCATCTCTTCAGAAGTGCTTTGAGGACTTGGAGTATTCTTATCTTTTGGACAAAGCATATGAGTATGGAAAAGGA GGAAATAGTCTTCAGAGGATCTTACACGTTGCTGCATTTGCTGTTTCTGGATACGCTTCTTCTGAAGGTAGGCACTGCAAACCATTCAATCCTTTGCTAGGAGAAACTTATGAAGCTGACTACCCTGATAAAGGAGTTCGTTTCTTCTCTGAGAAG GTTAGTCATCACCCAACTCTCATTGCCTGCCATTGCGAAGGTAGAGGGTGGAAGTTTTCCGGGGATAGCAACCTCCACACAAAATTTTGGGGCCGGTCAATTCAGCTTGATCCTGTTGGAGTTTTGACCCTGGAGTTTGATGACGGTGAAATATTTCAATGGAGCAAG GTGACTACAACAATTTACAATCTTATCCTTGGTAAAGTGTATTGTGATCACCATGGAATGATGCATATACATGGAAATCGACAATATTCATGTAAACTAAAGTTCAAAGAACAATCACTTCTTGACAGAAATCCCCACCAG GTTAATGGGTTTGTTGAAGATGTCTTGGGTAAAAAAGTCGCTACATTATTTGGGAAGTGGGATGACAGCATGTATTATTCTGAAGGCGATGGGACTAGCAAGACAAAAGATTGCAATTCCTCATCTAATGCCACCTTGCTTTGGAAATGTACTAAGCCACCTCCTAATGTCACTCGGTACAACTTAACATCATTCGCGATCACTCTAAATGAATTAACACCTGGACTACAG ATTAAGGAGAAGCTCCCACCTACGGATTCCAGGCTTAGACCAGACCAACGGCATCTGGAGAATGGGGAATATGAGAAGGCAAATGCAGAGAAGCAACGATTGGAGAAGCGGCAAAGAATG TCCAGGAAATTACAAGAGCGTGGATGGAAGCCCCGGTGGTTTCAGAGAGAAGGTGAAGATGGACCTTTCCGCTACGGGGGTGGTTACTGGGAAGCACGAGAACAGGGAAATTGGGAGGGATGCCCGAATATTTTTGGCGAATTCAGTAAAGATATTTCACAATCCTCTGAAGAGTCTTGA
- the LOC110617454 gene encoding oxysterol-binding protein-related protein 2A isoform X7, translating to MVMKMRVKEMHPLCCISLESPGIGDQSPEALTRARSLPAGFSGESDGNAGRSIAGSEATVAGVLYKWTNYSKGWRSRWFLLKNGVLSYSKIKPPENLNLLTPNDDVKLIGEISTNRLSRMDSGSYRRKQQKSVGIVHLKQISSFRESKSDDRRFYIFTATKTLHLRTDSKRDRVSWIQALVSTRSLFPSRSLNDSFSLVPKDLSISTERLKRRLLEEGINENLVKDCEQIMLSEFSEIKGQVKLLCEDRSYLLDTLRQLEAANIEAETSGITDGEFQLTKHEFSSLGRGKFSECSTTESSDDIEKQELEEVSDDEASFYDTKDYFPERSVVHGSIKEAASQCEKRREHNQIDNEEKMLAKEQICHSGYPHIERRKKLPDPVEKEKGVSLWSMIKDNVGKDLTRVCLPVYFNEPISSLQKCFEDLEYSYLLDKAYEYGKGGNSLQRILHVAAFAVSGYASSEGRHCKPFNPLLGETYEADYPDKGVRFFSEKVSHHPTLIACHCEGRGWKFSGDSNLHTKFWGRSIQLDPVGVLTLEFDDGEIFQWSKVTTTIYNLILGKVYCDHHGMMHIHGNRQYSCKLKFKEQSLLDRNPHQVNGFVEDVLGKKVATLFGKWDDSMYYSEGDGTSKTKDCNSSSNATLLWKCTKPPPNVTRYNLTSFAITLNELTPGLQEKLPPTDSRLRPDQRHLENGEYEKANAEKQRLEKRQRMSRKLQERGWKPRWFQREGEDGPFRYGGGYWEAREQGNWEGCPNIFGEFSKDISQSSEES from the exons GGCTGGGTTTTCCGGGGAATCTGATGGCAATGCGGGGCGGAGTATAGCGGGATCGGAGGCTACTGTAGCTGGAGTGCTATATAAGTGGACGAATTACAGCAAGGGGTGGAGATCACGGTGGTTCTTGCTTAAAAATGGAGTTCTGTCTTACTCAAAGATTAAGCCGCCGGAGAATCTGAATTTGTTAACTCCTAATGATGACGTCAAATTGATCGGAGAAATATCTACCAATCGGCTATCGAGGATGGACAGTGGAAGTTATCGGAGGAAGCAGCAGAAAAGTGTTGGCATTGTTCATTTGAAG CAGATCTCGTCATTCCGAGAGAGCAAGTCCGACGATAGGCGATTTTACATATTTACAGCTACCAAGACACTTCATCTGAGGACTGATTCAAAAAGAGATAGGGTGTCTTGGATACAGGCTTTGGTCTCAACTAGGAGCCTGTTTCCATCGAGATCACTAAATGATAGTTTCTCCCTTGTACCAAAAGATTTGTCTATTTCAACTGAAAGACTTAAAAGGCGCTTACTTGAAGAGGGTATCAATGAGAACTTAGTCAAGGATTGTGAGCAGATCATGTTGTCTGAATTCTCTGAAATAAAAGGACAAGTTAAGTTACTTTGCGAGGATCGCTCCTATTTGCTGGACACATTGAGGCAGTTAGAG GCAGCAAATATTGAAGCTGAAACATCTGGAATCACAGATGGTGAATTTCAATTGACAAAGCATGAATTTTCAAGTTTAGGGCGTGGGAAATTTAGTG AGTGTAGCACTACAGAATCATCTGATGATATTGAGAAACAAGAACTTGAAGAAGTGTCAGATGATGAGGCCTCCTTCTATGATACAAAGGATTATTTTCCTGAACGTTCTGTTGTTCATGGGTCCATAAAAGAAGCTGCCAGTCAGTGTGAGAAACGCAGGGAACACAATCAAATTGATAATGAGGAGAAAATGCTTGCCAAGGAGCAAATTTGTCATTCTGGATATCCACATATTGAAAGGAGAAAGAAGCTTCCTGACCCAGTTGAGAAGGAGAAAGGGGTTAGTCTTTGGTCTATGATCAAAGATAATGTGGGGAAGGATCTCACTCGAGTTTGTCTCCCTGTTTACTTTAATGAACCAATATCATCTCTTCAGAAGTGCTTTGAGGACTTGGAGTATTCTTATCTTTTGGACAAAGCATATGAGTATGGAAAAGGA GGAAATAGTCTTCAGAGGATCTTACACGTTGCTGCATTTGCTGTTTCTGGATACGCTTCTTCTGAAGGTAGGCACTGCAAACCATTCAATCCTTTGCTAGGAGAAACTTATGAAGCTGACTACCCTGATAAAGGAGTTCGTTTCTTCTCTGAGAAG GTTAGTCATCACCCAACTCTCATTGCCTGCCATTGCGAAGGTAGAGGGTGGAAGTTTTCCGGGGATAGCAACCTCCACACAAAATTTTGGGGCCGGTCAATTCAGCTTGATCCTGTTGGAGTTTTGACCCTGGAGTTTGATGACGGTGAAATATTTCAATGGAGCAAG GTGACTACAACAATTTACAATCTTATCCTTGGTAAAGTGTATTGTGATCACCATGGAATGATGCATATACATGGAAATCGACAATATTCATGTAAACTAAAGTTCAAAGAACAATCACTTCTTGACAGAAATCCCCACCAG GTTAATGGGTTTGTTGAAGATGTCTTGGGTAAAAAAGTCGCTACATTATTTGGGAAGTGGGATGACAGCATGTATTATTCTGAAGGCGATGGGACTAGCAAGACAAAAGATTGCAATTCCTCATCTAATGCCACCTTGCTTTGGAAATGTACTAAGCCACCTCCTAATGTCACTCGGTACAACTTAACATCATTCGCGATCACTCTAAATGAATTAACACCTGGACTACAG GAGAAGCTCCCACCTACGGATTCCAGGCTTAGACCAGACCAACGGCATCTGGAGAATGGGGAATATGAGAAGGCAAATGCAGAGAAGCAACGATTGGAGAAGCGGCAAAGAATG TCCAGGAAATTACAAGAGCGTGGATGGAAGCCCCGGTGGTTTCAGAGAGAAGGTGAAGATGGACCTTTCCGCTACGGGGGTGGTTACTGGGAAGCACGAGAACAGGGAAATTGGGAGGGATGCCCGAATATTTTTGGCGAATTCAGTAAAGATATTTCACAATCCTCTGAAGAGTCTTGA
- the LOC110617454 gene encoding oxysterol-binding protein-related protein 2A isoform X2, which translates to MVMKMRVKEMHPLCCISLESPGIGDQSPEALTRARSLPAGFSGESDGNAGRSIAGSEATVAGVLYKWTNYSKGWRSRWFLLKNGVLSYSKIKPPENLNLLTPNDDVKLIGEISTNRLSRMDSGSYRRKQQKSVGIVHLKISSFRESKSDDRRFYIFTATKTLHLRTDSKRDRVSWIQALVSTRSLFPSRSLNDSFSLVPKDLSISTERLKRRLLEEGINENLVKDCEQIMLSEFSEIKGQVKLLCEDRSYLLDTLRQLEAANIEAETSGITDGEFQLTKHEFSSLGRGKFSGTECSTTESSDDIEKQELEEVSDDEASFYDTKDYFPERSVVHGSIKEAASQCEKRREHNQIDNEEKMLAKEQICHSGYPHIERRKKLPDPVEKEKGVSLWSMIKDNVGKDLTRVCLPVYFNEPISSLQKCFEDLEYSYLLDKAYEYGKGGNSLQRILHVAAFAVSGYASSEGRHCKPFNPLLGETYEADYPDKGVRFFSEKVSHHPTLIACHCEGRGWKFSGDSNLHTKFWGRSIQLDPVGVLTLEFDDGEIFQWSKVTTTIYNLILGKVYCDHHGMMHIHGNRQYSCKLKFKEQSLLDRNPHQVNGFVEDVLGKKVATLFGKWDDSMYYSEGDGTSKTKDCNSSSNATLLWKCTKPPPNVTRYNLTSFAITLNELTPGLQIKEKLPPTDSRLRPDQRHLENGEYEKANAEKQRLEKRQRMSRKLQERGWKPRWFQREGEDGPFRYGGGYWEAREQGNWEGCPNIFGEFSKDISQSSEES; encoded by the exons GGCTGGGTTTTCCGGGGAATCTGATGGCAATGCGGGGCGGAGTATAGCGGGATCGGAGGCTACTGTAGCTGGAGTGCTATATAAGTGGACGAATTACAGCAAGGGGTGGAGATCACGGTGGTTCTTGCTTAAAAATGGAGTTCTGTCTTACTCAAAGATTAAGCCGCCGGAGAATCTGAATTTGTTAACTCCTAATGATGACGTCAAATTGATCGGAGAAATATCTACCAATCGGCTATCGAGGATGGACAGTGGAAGTTATCGGAGGAAGCAGCAGAAAAGTGTTGGCATTGTTCATTTGAAG ATCTCGTCATTCCGAGAGAGCAAGTCCGACGATAGGCGATTTTACATATTTACAGCTACCAAGACACTTCATCTGAGGACTGATTCAAAAAGAGATAGGGTGTCTTGGATACAGGCTTTGGTCTCAACTAGGAGCCTGTTTCCATCGAGATCACTAAATGATAGTTTCTCCCTTGTACCAAAAGATTTGTCTATTTCAACTGAAAGACTTAAAAGGCGCTTACTTGAAGAGGGTATCAATGAGAACTTAGTCAAGGATTGTGAGCAGATCATGTTGTCTGAATTCTCTGAAATAAAAGGACAAGTTAAGTTACTTTGCGAGGATCGCTCCTATTTGCTGGACACATTGAGGCAGTTAGAG GCAGCAAATATTGAAGCTGAAACATCTGGAATCACAGATGGTGAATTTCAATTGACAAAGCATGAATTTTCAAGTTTAGGGCGTGGGAAATTTAGTGGTACAG AGTGTAGCACTACAGAATCATCTGATGATATTGAGAAACAAGAACTTGAAGAAGTGTCAGATGATGAGGCCTCCTTCTATGATACAAAGGATTATTTTCCTGAACGTTCTGTTGTTCATGGGTCCATAAAAGAAGCTGCCAGTCAGTGTGAGAAACGCAGGGAACACAATCAAATTGATAATGAGGAGAAAATGCTTGCCAAGGAGCAAATTTGTCATTCTGGATATCCACATATTGAAAGGAGAAAGAAGCTTCCTGACCCAGTTGAGAAGGAGAAAGGGGTTAGTCTTTGGTCTATGATCAAAGATAATGTGGGGAAGGATCTCACTCGAGTTTGTCTCCCTGTTTACTTTAATGAACCAATATCATCTCTTCAGAAGTGCTTTGAGGACTTGGAGTATTCTTATCTTTTGGACAAAGCATATGAGTATGGAAAAGGA GGAAATAGTCTTCAGAGGATCTTACACGTTGCTGCATTTGCTGTTTCTGGATACGCTTCTTCTGAAGGTAGGCACTGCAAACCATTCAATCCTTTGCTAGGAGAAACTTATGAAGCTGACTACCCTGATAAAGGAGTTCGTTTCTTCTCTGAGAAG GTTAGTCATCACCCAACTCTCATTGCCTGCCATTGCGAAGGTAGAGGGTGGAAGTTTTCCGGGGATAGCAACCTCCACACAAAATTTTGGGGCCGGTCAATTCAGCTTGATCCTGTTGGAGTTTTGACCCTGGAGTTTGATGACGGTGAAATATTTCAATGGAGCAAG GTGACTACAACAATTTACAATCTTATCCTTGGTAAAGTGTATTGTGATCACCATGGAATGATGCATATACATGGAAATCGACAATATTCATGTAAACTAAAGTTCAAAGAACAATCACTTCTTGACAGAAATCCCCACCAG GTTAATGGGTTTGTTGAAGATGTCTTGGGTAAAAAAGTCGCTACATTATTTGGGAAGTGGGATGACAGCATGTATTATTCTGAAGGCGATGGGACTAGCAAGACAAAAGATTGCAATTCCTCATCTAATGCCACCTTGCTTTGGAAATGTACTAAGCCACCTCCTAATGTCACTCGGTACAACTTAACATCATTCGCGATCACTCTAAATGAATTAACACCTGGACTACAG ATTAAGGAGAAGCTCCCACCTACGGATTCCAGGCTTAGACCAGACCAACGGCATCTGGAGAATGGGGAATATGAGAAGGCAAATGCAGAGAAGCAACGATTGGAGAAGCGGCAAAGAATG TCCAGGAAATTACAAGAGCGTGGATGGAAGCCCCGGTGGTTTCAGAGAGAAGGTGAAGATGGACCTTTCCGCTACGGGGGTGGTTACTGGGAAGCACGAGAACAGGGAAATTGGGAGGGATGCCCGAATATTTTTGGCGAATTCAGTAAAGATATTTCACAATCCTCTGAAGAGTCTTGA
- the LOC110617454 gene encoding oxysterol-binding protein-related protein 2A isoform X5, with protein MVMKMRVKEMHPLCCISLESPGIGDQSPEALTRARSLPAGFSGESDGNAGRSIAGSEATVAGVLYKWTNYSKGWRSRWFLLKNGVLSYSKIKPPENLNLLTPNDDVKLIGEISTNRLSRMDSGSYRRKQQKSVGIVHLKISSFRESKSDDRRFYIFTATKTLHLRTDSKRDRVSWIQALVSTRSLFPSRSLNDSFSLVPKDLSISTERLKRRLLEEGINENLVKDCEQIMLSEFSEIKGQVKLLCEDRSYLLDTLRQLEAANIEAETSGITDGEFQLTKHEFSSLGRGKFSECSTTESSDDIEKQELEEVSDDEASFYDTKDYFPERSVVHGSIKEAASQCEKRREHNQIDNEEKMLAKEQICHSGYPHIERRKKLPDPVEKEKGVSLWSMIKDNVGKDLTRVCLPVYFNEPISSLQKCFEDLEYSYLLDKAYEYGKGGNSLQRILHVAAFAVSGYASSEGRHCKPFNPLLGETYEADYPDKGVRFFSEKVSHHPTLIACHCEGRGWKFSGDSNLHTKFWGRSIQLDPVGVLTLEFDDGEIFQWSKVTTTIYNLILGKVYCDHHGMMHIHGNRQYSCKLKFKEQSLLDRNPHQVNGFVEDVLGKKVATLFGKWDDSMYYSEGDGTSKTKDCNSSSNATLLWKCTKPPPNVTRYNLTSFAITLNELTPGLQIKEKLPPTDSRLRPDQRHLENGEYEKANAEKQRLEKRQRMSRKLQERGWKPRWFQREGEDGPFRYGGGYWEAREQGNWEGCPNIFGEFSKDISQSSEES; from the exons GGCTGGGTTTTCCGGGGAATCTGATGGCAATGCGGGGCGGAGTATAGCGGGATCGGAGGCTACTGTAGCTGGAGTGCTATATAAGTGGACGAATTACAGCAAGGGGTGGAGATCACGGTGGTTCTTGCTTAAAAATGGAGTTCTGTCTTACTCAAAGATTAAGCCGCCGGAGAATCTGAATTTGTTAACTCCTAATGATGACGTCAAATTGATCGGAGAAATATCTACCAATCGGCTATCGAGGATGGACAGTGGAAGTTATCGGAGGAAGCAGCAGAAAAGTGTTGGCATTGTTCATTTGAAG ATCTCGTCATTCCGAGAGAGCAAGTCCGACGATAGGCGATTTTACATATTTACAGCTACCAAGACACTTCATCTGAGGACTGATTCAAAAAGAGATAGGGTGTCTTGGATACAGGCTTTGGTCTCAACTAGGAGCCTGTTTCCATCGAGATCACTAAATGATAGTTTCTCCCTTGTACCAAAAGATTTGTCTATTTCAACTGAAAGACTTAAAAGGCGCTTACTTGAAGAGGGTATCAATGAGAACTTAGTCAAGGATTGTGAGCAGATCATGTTGTCTGAATTCTCTGAAATAAAAGGACAAGTTAAGTTACTTTGCGAGGATCGCTCCTATTTGCTGGACACATTGAGGCAGTTAGAG GCAGCAAATATTGAAGCTGAAACATCTGGAATCACAGATGGTGAATTTCAATTGACAAAGCATGAATTTTCAAGTTTAGGGCGTGGGAAATTTAGTG AGTGTAGCACTACAGAATCATCTGATGATATTGAGAAACAAGAACTTGAAGAAGTGTCAGATGATGAGGCCTCCTTCTATGATACAAAGGATTATTTTCCTGAACGTTCTGTTGTTCATGGGTCCATAAAAGAAGCTGCCAGTCAGTGTGAGAAACGCAGGGAACACAATCAAATTGATAATGAGGAGAAAATGCTTGCCAAGGAGCAAATTTGTCATTCTGGATATCCACATATTGAAAGGAGAAAGAAGCTTCCTGACCCAGTTGAGAAGGAGAAAGGGGTTAGTCTTTGGTCTATGATCAAAGATAATGTGGGGAAGGATCTCACTCGAGTTTGTCTCCCTGTTTACTTTAATGAACCAATATCATCTCTTCAGAAGTGCTTTGAGGACTTGGAGTATTCTTATCTTTTGGACAAAGCATATGAGTATGGAAAAGGA GGAAATAGTCTTCAGAGGATCTTACACGTTGCTGCATTTGCTGTTTCTGGATACGCTTCTTCTGAAGGTAGGCACTGCAAACCATTCAATCCTTTGCTAGGAGAAACTTATGAAGCTGACTACCCTGATAAAGGAGTTCGTTTCTTCTCTGAGAAG GTTAGTCATCACCCAACTCTCATTGCCTGCCATTGCGAAGGTAGAGGGTGGAAGTTTTCCGGGGATAGCAACCTCCACACAAAATTTTGGGGCCGGTCAATTCAGCTTGATCCTGTTGGAGTTTTGACCCTGGAGTTTGATGACGGTGAAATATTTCAATGGAGCAAG GTGACTACAACAATTTACAATCTTATCCTTGGTAAAGTGTATTGTGATCACCATGGAATGATGCATATACATGGAAATCGACAATATTCATGTAAACTAAAGTTCAAAGAACAATCACTTCTTGACAGAAATCCCCACCAG GTTAATGGGTTTGTTGAAGATGTCTTGGGTAAAAAAGTCGCTACATTATTTGGGAAGTGGGATGACAGCATGTATTATTCTGAAGGCGATGGGACTAGCAAGACAAAAGATTGCAATTCCTCATCTAATGCCACCTTGCTTTGGAAATGTACTAAGCCACCTCCTAATGTCACTCGGTACAACTTAACATCATTCGCGATCACTCTAAATGAATTAACACCTGGACTACAG ATTAAGGAGAAGCTCCCACCTACGGATTCCAGGCTTAGACCAGACCAACGGCATCTGGAGAATGGGGAATATGAGAAGGCAAATGCAGAGAAGCAACGATTGGAGAAGCGGCAAAGAATG TCCAGGAAATTACAAGAGCGTGGATGGAAGCCCCGGTGGTTTCAGAGAGAAGGTGAAGATGGACCTTTCCGCTACGGGGGTGGTTACTGGGAAGCACGAGAACAGGGAAATTGGGAGGGATGCCCGAATATTTTTGGCGAATTCAGTAAAGATATTTCACAATCCTCTGAAGAGTCTTGA